TCCGCGCTGACCTCGTAATCTTCCAGGATCGCCGCGCGGATCTCGTCCTTGCTGTGGCCCGCGGCCAGCATCCTGAGGATGGCCAGGCCAGTTTCGTTGGCGGTGTAGCTATAGCCGCTGCTGGGATCGAAAACAAATCCGTTCTCGTTCATTGCCAGCTGTTTGAGGTTTTCCACGTTCATGTTGAACTCCTCGGTTCAGATTTAAACTCATTTACAAGCCCGTACAGTTCATACCCGTCAAAGGTATAATAACTGCGAAGCTTGTGTCTGCCATCAAGAATTGTTCCAATTCCTGGCTTTAAAATGTTGCGAATCGCCCCACTCAGCGTAGCCGATGCTCTCGCCGATGGACAGGATGCTCTCTTCCAGCGCGGTGCGCGAGGTGAGGGCGTTTTCGTCCAACCCGGGTTTGCCTTCATAGAGCTGGTATCCGTCCCGGTAGCTGGTGTCGGTCACGTTGGGCATGATGATGTTCGCGCCGGCCATGAGCCCCAGTTCCCTGCCGCTGGACATCAGGGCCTGCAGCGCCGTGGTAGAGGCGATGTTCACGTCCCTGAGGGCGATGCGGGTGGCCGCGATCATCTTCAACCCTGCCTCCAGCGCCTGCCGGGGATCGTATGAGGGGATCAGATGCGCCAAAGGCGTTTCGTGATGGGGAATGAAAGGCCCCATGCCGATCATGTCGATATCCTCATCATAAAAGAAGAGAATGTCGTCGGCCAGGTGTTCCGCCGTCTGGCCCGGCAGCCCGATCATCACTCCGGTGCCGGTTTGGTAGCCAACTCTTCTCAGCGTCC
The genomic region above belongs to Candidatus Cloacimonadota bacterium and contains:
- a CDS encoding PqqD family protein, producing the protein MNVENLKQLAMNENGFVFDPSSGYSYTANETGLAILRMLAAGHSKDEIRAAILEDYEVSADNFDSDFDHYTLMLEAFTLVEF